Proteins from one Patescibacteria group bacterium genomic window:
- a CDS encoding AAA family ATPase — translation MARIISVVNQKGGVGKTTTSINLAAWLSFFGKRVLVVDIDPQGNASSGLGIDYKNLNKGIYEVLTDPNTKIGEAIRSHQPNFHILPATPDLAGASIELVEVSEREFVLENNLKDIADLYDFIIIDNPPSLGLLTINGLVASREVIIPVQCEYYALEGLSQLLNTINLIKEHLQPDLNILGAVMTMYDSRNKLSNDVFNELYRYFPAKIFRSVIPRNVRVAESPSHGLALKDYAPDSVGSNAYKRLAQEVILSK, via the coding sequence ATGGCTAGAATAATTTCTGTTGTCAATCAAAAAGGGGGAGTTGGTAAAACTACCACCTCCATTAATTTAGCAGCCTGGCTGTCATTTTTTGGTAAAAGGGTCTTGGTGGTGGATATAGACCCACAAGGCAATGCTTCTTCCGGACTGGGTATAGATTATAAAAATCTAAATAAAGGTATTTATGAAGTTTTGACCGATCCCAACACCAAGATTGGCGAGGCTATTCGGTCTCATCAGCCAAATTTTCATATTTTACCGGCGACACCTGATTTGGCAGGAGCTAGCATTGAACTGGTAGAGGTCAGTGAAAGAGAATTTGTTTTGGAAAATAATCTAAAAGATATTGCTGATTTGTATGATTTTATTATCATAGACAATCCACCCTCTTTGGGTCTTTTGACCATCAACGGTCTGGTAGCTTCTAGAGAGGTGATCATTCCGGTTCAGTGTGAATATTATGCTCTCGAGGGTCTTTCTCAGCTTTTAAATACTATTAATTTAATAAAAGAACACTTACAACCGGATTTGAATATCTTGGGAGCGGTCATGACTATGTATGACAGCAGAAATAAACTTTCCAATGACGTTTTTAATGAACTCTACAGATATTTTCCAGCCAAGATTTTTCGGAGCGTGATACCAAGGAATGTTCGAGTAGCTGAGTCACCGTCACACGGCTTAGCCCTCAAGGATTATGCACCTGATTCGGTAGGATCAAATGCTTATAAAAGGTTAGCTCAAGAAGTAATATTATCAAAATAA
- a CDS encoding M23 family metallopeptidase — MKKYYVIGLLFVVLVFGLGSVFLSKTRQKEAIGPVVQAEAEELDREINVDIETGMTFSIVCDEAGIDYALMSEILTAAQDVYDLSSVRAGKQIKFYFDKDTNQFKKLIYPIDTEEELFVTVSEEDGSLLAERKVIDYEVRIKTVQGTIDSSLYQSAVDQDIDIRAIIELADVFAWTVDFGMGIRVGDTYKFIYEERYRNGEYIMPGKIIAAKFVNDGDIIEGYYFDGGVDESGEDIEGYYHPTGESVQKIFLKNPVSFKYISSGFTTGRRYVEAFNVSTGHRAIDYAAAAGTPIRAVGDGTVTFAGWSTAGYGNLTSVRHNSVFSTNYAHQSKIAVSYGEKVKQGQIIGYVGSTGFSTGPHLHFEMVKNGTKINPLTVDIPSDKSIPEDKMQDFQAAIADWQRQLDPVK, encoded by the coding sequence ATGAAAAAATATTATGTCATTGGTTTATTATTTGTAGTCTTGGTTTTTGGCCTGGGAAGTGTTTTCTTATCCAAAACTCGCCAAAAAGAGGCTATTGGGCCAGTTGTCCAGGCCGAAGCAGAGGAATTGGATAGAGAGATAAATGTTGATATTGAGACAGGTATGACTTTTTCCATAGTGTGTGATGAGGCGGGGATTGATTATGCACTTATGTCCGAGATTTTGACAGCGGCTCAAGATGTCTATGATTTATCCAGTGTCAGAGCCGGTAAACAGATAAAGTTTTATTTTGATAAAGATACCAATCAGTTCAAAAAACTTATTTATCCGATTGATACAGAAGAAGAGCTTTTTGTGACGGTTTCGGAAGAAGACGGTAGTTTATTAGCAGAGCGCAAAGTAATTGATTATGAAGTAAGGATAAAAACAGTCCAAGGTACGATTGATAGTTCGCTTTATCAGTCAGCGGTTGATCAAGATATTGATATTCGGGCTATTATAGAATTGGCCGATGTCTTTGCTTGGACAGTTGACTTTGGTATGGGTATTAGAGTTGGAGATACTTACAAATTTATTTATGAAGAAAGATACAGAAATGGTGAATATATTATGCCTGGCAAAATTATTGCCGCCAAATTTGTAAATGATGGAGATATTATTGAGGGTTATTATTTTGATGGTGGTGTTGATGAAAGCGGAGAAGACATAGAGGGCTATTATCATCCGACTGGCGAATCAGTGCAAAAAATATTTTTAAAAAATCCAGTTTCTTTCAAATATATTAGCTCGGGTTTTACTACTGGACGGCGTTATGTAGAAGCTTTTAATGTATCAACTGGCCACCGGGCTATTGATTATGCTGCTGCAGCCGGTACACCTATCAGGGCGGTCGGTGATGGAACAGTGACTTTTGCTGGATGGAGTACGGCTGGCTATGGTAATTTGACCAGTGTCAGGCACAATAGTGTATTTAGTACCAACTATGCTCATCAGAGTAAAATAGCTGTATCATATGGAGAAAAAGTAAAACAAGGACAAATAATCGGTTATGTAGGTTCAACCGGCTTTTCTACTGGTCCGCATCTTCATTTTGAAATGGTCAAAAATGGCACAAAGATAAATCCGTTGACAGTAGATATCCCTTCTGATAAATCAATACCGGAAGATAAAATGCAGGATTTTCAAGCGGCTATAGCTGATTGGCAAAGACAGCTTGACCCTGTTAAATAA
- a CDS encoding putative glycoside hydrolase — protein sequence MWSKNAIFYGILYLIFVGSFLFLIKNNGKDNIQFIHFAKYIKTEQNNIAPEEVTIKKSYKPKVVRGIYLTAYSAGSDTFRTGIINNIKNGTKINSVVIDIKDYSGYILYNSQLTELKEIDAIRTRMPDVKKVLDEFHQANIYVIARLTVFQDPVLAKARPDLAFKTHAGNTWYDNKGLAWMNPNKKEVWDYNLAIAKEAAELGFDEINFDYMRFPSDGNMGSLDYDMTEGQTKAQVMDNFFSFLEKNLSGQIPTSIDTFGLVLDNIDSGYDLNIGQKLTELADHFDYVSPMMYPSHYPLTYLGFANSAEHPGAVIAYGLDISSSTMATKKSKLRPWLQAFNLRAVYTQELIEAQEIATENVTTTDGWLLWNARNYYPEFIF from the coding sequence ATGTGGTCAAAAAATGCTATCTTTTATGGAATTTTATACCTGATTTTTGTCGGCTCTTTTTTATTTTTGATAAAAAACAACGGAAAAGATAATATCCAATTTATTCATTTTGCCAAATATATAAAAACTGAGCAAAATAACATAGCCCCCGAAGAAGTAACAATCAAAAAATCCTACAAACCAAAAGTGGTCAGAGGTATTTATCTGACAGCTTACTCAGCTGGTAGTGATACTTTTAGAACGGGGATAATAAACAATATAAAAAACGGAACAAAAATAAACTCAGTAGTTATTGACATCAAAGATTACTCAGGTTATATACTCTATAATAGCCAATTGACCGAGTTGAAAGAAATTGATGCTATACGAACCAGGATGCCCGATGTTAAAAAAGTGCTAGATGAGTTTCACCAAGCTAATATTTACGTCATAGCCAGACTGACAGTCTTTCAAGACCCGGTACTAGCCAAAGCCCGTCCTGATTTGGCCTTTAAGACCCACGCTGGCAACACTTGGTACGACAACAAGGGACTAGCTTGGATGAACCCAAATAAAAAAGAAGTTTGGGATTATAATCTAGCTATTGCCAAAGAAGCAGCTGAGCTTGGTTTTGATGAAATAAATTTTGACTATATGCGCTTTCCTAGTGACGGCAATATGGGCAGCCTGGATTATGATATGACAGAAGGTCAAACCAAAGCTCAAGTGATGGACAATTTCTTTTCTTTTTTGGAAAAAAATTTGTCTGGACAAATACCAACATCTATTGATACTTTTGGCCTAGTGCTGGATAATATAGACAGTGGCTATGATTTGAATATCGGACAAAAGCTGACTGAGCTTGCCGATCACTTTGATTATGTCTCACCGATGATGTATCCATCTCACTATCCTCTGACTTATCTAGGATTTGCTAATTCAGCCGAACATCCCGGCGCCGTCATTGCCTATGGATTAGATATCAGTTCTTCAACCATGGCTACAAAAAAATCCAAGTTACGACCTTGGCTTCAAGCTTTTAATCTCCGTGCGGTCTACACACAAGAATTGATTGAAGCGCAAGAAATAGCCACCGAAAACGTCACTACTACTGACGGCTGGTTGCTATGGAATGCACGCAACTATTATCCAGAATTTATATTTTAA
- the xth gene encoding exodeoxyribonuclease III → MSKLNILSWNVNGIRAVVRKDFPAWLAKAKPDIVCLQEIKISDAVLAQKDFDFPGYQEFYNSAKRPGYSGTGILVKDSIKAKVLASMPWDDEGRVQVLDIDKYYLINIYFPNAKDDLSRLDWKIKWNDKLLVYLKKLEKNKPLIITGDYNVAHQEIDLARPKANIGNAGFTNEERAWMNKFLSSDFKDTFRELHPDKIQYSWWSFRANARANNVGWRIDYFCVSKSILKKISKAYILDKVTGSDHAPVGIEIV, encoded by the coding sequence ATGTCCAAATTAAATATATTATCGTGGAACGTCAATGGCATCAGAGCAGTCGTGCGTAAAGACTTTCCCGCTTGGCTAGCCAAAGCCAAACCGGACATTGTTTGTTTGCAAGAAATAAAAATTTCCGATGCAGTATTGGCTCAAAAGGATTTTGATTTTCCTGGTTATCAGGAGTTTTATAATAGTGCCAAGCGTCCGGGTTATAGTGGTACGGGTATTTTGGTAAAGGACAGCATAAAGGCAAAAGTGCTAGCAAGTATGCCTTGGGATGACGAAGGGCGAGTGCAAGTTTTGGATATTGATAAATATTATTTGATAAATATTTATTTTCCCAATGCCAAAGATGATTTGAGCAGGCTTGATTGGAAAATAAAATGGAATGACAAACTTCTAGTTTATTTAAAGAAGCTGGAAAAAAATAAACCGCTTATTATTACCGGGGACTACAATGTAGCCCATCAGGAGATAGATCTAGCCAGACCAAAAGCTAATATTGGTAATGCCGGATTCACTAACGAGGAAAGAGCTTGGATGAATAAATTTTTGTCTAGTGATTTTAAAGATACTTTTCGAGAATTACATCCGGACAAAATCCAATATTCTTGGTGGAGTTTTCGGGCCAATGCCAGAGCCAACAATGTCGGTTGGAGGATAGATTATTTTTGTGTGTCAAAAAGCATCTTAAAAAAAATATCCAAAGCTTATATTTTGGATAAAGTGACCGGCTCAGATCATGCCCCAGTTGGCATTGAAATAGTTTAG
- a CDS encoding mechanosensitive ion channel family protein, translating into MDFLQTLEEISIWSNTGYDYMIAIFIFFGLIIVLKVFQIIILSHLQKLALRSKTDIDDMLIEVFKKVKPPFYFFVALYFGVKFLNISELIARVIYILFLVFVVWEIIQVMSRILDFSIRKFLQKNQEDGEDNQHAESTVRLMMVIIKAILWVIGLLLVLSNLGINVTSLVAGMGIGGIAIALALQSVLSDLFSAFSIYIDKPFQVGDFIMIGSDKGEVEKIGLKTTRIRTLQGEQLVVSNQELTSARIQNFRRMQNRRVSFNLGVTYDTKSDKLEKIPHIIEEVVSQVKLAKFDRCHFVEYSDSALIFEVVFFINNREMTDYLNARQEINLGIYKRFAKEKIEFAYPTQTIHLQK; encoded by the coding sequence ATGGATTTTTTGCAAACTTTAGAAGAAATTAGTATTTGGTCAAACACAGGCTATGATTATATGATAGCTATTTTTATATTTTTTGGTCTGATTATAGTATTGAAGGTTTTTCAGATTATTATCTTGTCTCATTTACAAAAATTGGCGCTACGTAGCAAGACAGATATTGACGATATGTTGATTGAGGTGTTCAAAAAAGTTAAGCCACCTTTTTATTTTTTTGTGGCACTATATTTTGGCGTAAAATTTTTGAATATCTCAGAGCTGATAGCTAGAGTTATTTATATTTTATTTTTAGTCTTTGTAGTTTGGGAAATCATACAGGTAATGTCTAGAATATTGGATTTTTCAATCAGAAAATTTTTGCAAAAAAATCAGGAAGACGGTGAGGATAATCAGCACGCTGAGTCTACAGTCAGATTGATGATGGTTATCATCAAAGCTATTTTATGGGTAATAGGCCTGTTGCTAGTTTTGTCAAATTTAGGAATAAATGTTACTTCATTGGTCGCTGGCATGGGTATTGGCGGTATTGCTATAGCTCTTGCTCTCCAGAGTGTGCTTAGTGATTTATTTTCAGCTTTTTCTATATATATAGATAAGCCTTTTCAGGTGGGTGATTTTATTATGATTGGTAGTGACAAGGGTGAGGTAGAAAAAATAGGACTAAAAACTACTAGAATCAGGACTTTGCAGGGAGAGCAACTGGTAGTTTCCAATCAAGAACTAACTAGTGCTAGAATTCAAAATTTTAGGCGTATGCAAAATAGGCGGGTGTCTTTTAATCTAGGAGTTACCTATGACACCAAGTCGGATAAGCTGGAAAAAATTCCTCATATTATAGAAGAGGTTGTTTCTCAGGTAAAATTAGCTAAATTTGATAGATGTCATTTTGTAGAATATAGTGATTCGGCTCTTATTTTTGAAGTTGTATTTTTTATAAACAACAGAGAAATGACAGATTATCTAAATGCTCGGCAGGAAATAAATCTGGGAATTTATAAAAGATTTGCCAAGGAAAAAATTGAGTTTGCTTATCCAACCCAGACAATTCATTTACAAAAATAA
- a CDS encoding acylphosphatase produces MKHLGIIISGLVQGVSFRYFAKEQADSLSIFGLVKNLDNGRVYIEVEGTEDNLKKFVAWCQSGPGLAKVENVKIVENKLKNFINFKIEH; encoded by the coding sequence GTGAAACACCTTGGTATTATAATTAGTGGCTTGGTCCAAGGAGTGAGTTTTCGTTATTTTGCCAAAGAGCAGGCTGATAGTTTATCAATATTTGGTTTAGTAAAAAATTTGGATAACGGTAGGGTCTATATAGAGGTTGAGGGCACAGAAGATAATCTAAAAAAATTTGTTGCTTGGTGTCAGTCTGGGCCGGGTTTAGCCAAGGTAGAAAATGTCAAAATTGTAGAAAATAAGTTGAAAAATTTTATAAATTTTAAAATTGAACATTAA
- a CDS encoding MFS transporter encodes MKQINKIYLASFLKNQTYFVPIIVLFFQDLGLSYSQIFWIFTVGSIFSFVIEIPTGIFADLYGKRKSIIISKFFIFLAFILFGFSFNFLTLLLANLIYELGKSFRSGTETAYVYNYLAANKNNPSYIYVKTNQKFYARISESIGTALGGYIAYKFGFNIVFFAAAIPAFINFLQTLSWEKLAECDKKRPKFTIKNDLYFAKDAVKEVLLKSELRTIVFNITIFTASFIALEKFVQPYMKSVDIPLQYFGLIYSGFLLLVAFLARYAAKLEEKFGGVRMMNYLSLVSFLPLLILGFGHASYWGVFVFFFVMLVENIRSPVANALFHDNISSDNRATMGSILQLFESLGQLLVLPMIGYLTDLYSIYTSIMILAILILINGILFWVPKQTGKSSYI; translated from the coding sequence GTGAAGCAAATAAACAAAATATATTTAGCATCATTTTTGAAAAATCAGACATATTTTGTTCCGATTATAGTTTTGTTTTTTCAGGATTTGGGTCTGAGTTACAGTCAGATATTTTGGATTTTTACAGTTGGATCAATTTTTTCTTTTGTGATAGAAATCCCCACTGGTATTTTTGCGGATTTGTACGGCAAAAGAAAAAGTATTATTATATCCAAATTTTTTATATTTCTTGCTTTTATACTTTTTGGATTTTCTTTTAATTTTTTGACATTGCTGCTGGCAAACTTAATTTATGAATTGGGCAAAAGTTTTCGCTCCGGCACTGAGACAGCCTATGTTTATAATTATCTAGCAGCCAATAAAAATAATCCTAGCTATATTTATGTAAAAACCAACCAAAAATTTTATGCCAGAATTTCCGAGAGCATTGGTACAGCTTTGGGCGGATACATAGCTTATAAATTTGGGTTTAATATTGTCTTTTTTGCTGCCGCTATACCGGCTTTTATTAATTTTTTGCAGACACTTAGTTGGGAAAAGTTAGCTGAGTGTGACAAAAAAAGACCTAAATTTACAATCAAAAATGATTTGTACTTTGCCAAAGATGCTGTCAAAGAAGTCTTGTTAAAATCTGAGCTTAGAACTATAGTTTTTAATATTACTATTTTTACGGCCTCATTTATTGCTTTGGAAAAGTTCGTCCAGCCATATATGAAGAGTGTTGATATACCTTTACAATACTTTGGTTTGATATATTCAGGATTTCTGCTCTTAGTGGCTTTTTTGGCTCGTTATGCAGCCAAGTTGGAAGAAAAATTTGGGGGAGTAAGGATGATGAATTATTTGAGTCTGGTATCATTTTTACCTTTACTGATTTTGGGATTTGGACATGCCTCTTATTGGGGAGTGTTTGTTTTCTTTTTTGTGATGCTGGTGGAAAATATACGCTCACCAGTGGCCAATGCACTTTTTCATGACAATATATCATCTGACAACCGAGCTACTATGGGTTCTATTTTGCAGTTGTTTGAATCATTAGGTCAGTTGCTTGTCTTGCCTATGATTGGCTATCTGACAGATTTATATTCTATATATACCTCTATCATGATATTGGCAATTTTAATTTTGATAAATGGTATATTATTCTGGGTACCAAAACAGACAGGAAAATCTAGTTATATTTGA
- the msrA gene encoding peptide-methionine (S)-S-oxide reductase MsrA, whose translation MGTKNKIIVFGGGCFWCTEAVFSQLKGIVSVEPGYTGGTVANPSYEEVCTGRTGHAEVIKIEYDPNQAKLEDLLTVFFATHDSVSLNRQGNDVGTQYRSAIFYTDNRQNKIIQEFIDKLNNKDSPLVVTEVKALDNFYPAESYHKNYYQKNPSNGYCQVVINPKMDKLKDKFHSLLK comes from the coding sequence ATGGGTACAAAAAATAAAATAATAGTTTTTGGCGGCGGTTGTTTTTGGTGTACAGAAGCTGTATTTTCTCAGCTTAAGGGCATAGTATCTGTCGAACCGGGCTACACCGGTGGTACAGTAGCCAATCCTAGTTATGAAGAGGTCTGTACTGGCAGGACTGGTCACGCTGAAGTAATCAAAATTGAGTATGACCCTAATCAGGCTAAGCTAGAAGATTTATTGACTGTATTTTTTGCTACGCATGATTCTGTCAGTCTCAATCGTCAAGGCAATGATGTGGGTACTCAGTATCGCTCAGCAATTTTTTATACTGATAATAGGCAAAATAAAATAATTCAGGAGTTTATAGATAAACTAAACAACAAAGATAGTCCACTGGTAGTTACTGAGGTCAAGGCTCTGGATAATTTTTATCCAGCCGAGAGTTACCACAAAAATTATTATCAAAAAAATCCGTCAAACGGATATTGTCAGGTAGTAATTAATCCTAAGATGGATAAGCTCAAAGATAAATTTCATTCGCTATTAAAATAA
- the typA gene encoding translational GTPase TypA, with translation MQIRNIAIIAHVDHGKTALTDAILRQTGMLSDDSVSMDSNTLEKERGITIYSKNASVFYKDTKINIVDTPGHADFGSEVERVLRSIDSVLLVVDAQEGPMPQTRFVLKKSLELGLKPIVVINKIDKPAANPNMAHEQVFDLFLDLGATDEQLDFTAVYAIAKNGIAKRYLTDKDKDITPLLDIILEKVPPADSDSSQPLRFQSFNLAYDNFLGRMAIGRIYEGKIKSKDNLFLKKTDGQVQNSRVTKLFTFNGLERKETDEALAGDIVMVAGFADIDIGETVCSTENQEALPAINVDEPTISLDFLVNSSPLAGREGKFVTNKQLKERLAKELEVNVGLRIDFSGDAFKVYGRGELHVAILIEQMRREGYELQVSQPQVIIIKKDGQKMEPYEEVTIDVPEVSSGIVMEKIGKRKGIAIDMKTNGSQMRLVFEIPTRGLLGYRGEFTIDTRGEGILCSRVIGYRPYVGDIKKRDVGSMVSMATGKALGFSLFNLQERGTLYIGPGVEVYEGMVIGNTSKGMDMIVNPTKGKQLSNMRSSGADEAIALVPPNILTIEKGLEIISDDEYLEITPHSVRLRKQYLTDNDRRKANRQAIIEE, from the coding sequence ATGCAAATAAGAAATATCGCAATCATCGCTCACGTAGATCATGGTAAAACTGCTCTTACAGATGCCATTCTCAGACAAACTGGCATGCTATCTGATGATAGTGTCAGTATGGACTCCAACACTCTAGAAAAAGAGCGCGGTATTACTATTTATTCCAAAAATGCTTCGGTATTTTATAAAGATACCAAGATAAATATTGTAGACACTCCTGGTCACGCTGATTTTGGTAGCGAAGTAGAGCGCGTACTGAGATCTATTGATAGTGTCCTGTTGGTTGTAGATGCCCAAGAAGGACCAATGCCACAGACTAGATTTGTTCTCAAAAAATCATTGGAGCTGGGTCTCAAACCGATTGTAGTAATAAATAAAATTGATAAGCCAGCCGCCAACCCTAATATGGCTCATGAACAGGTTTTTGATTTGTTTTTGGACTTGGGAGCTACTGATGAGCAATTGGATTTTACGGCAGTTTATGCCATTGCCAAAAATGGTATTGCCAAACGCTATCTGACTGACAAGGACAAGGACATCACCCCACTACTGGATATAATACTAGAAAAAGTCCCGCCAGCTGATTCAGATAGTAGTCAGCCGCTTCGTTTTCAATCTTTTAATCTAGCTTATGATAATTTTTTGGGACGTATGGCTATTGGCAGGATTTATGAAGGCAAAATAAAAAGCAAAGACAATCTATTTTTGAAAAAAACAGACGGTCAAGTGCAAAATAGCCGAGTGACCAAACTATTTACTTTCAATGGACTAGAAAGAAAAGAAACTGACGAGGCCTTGGCCGGAGATATTGTGATGGTCGCTGGTTTTGCTGATATTGATATTGGTGAGACTGTCTGTAGCACAGAAAATCAAGAAGCTCTGCCAGCCATCAATGTAGATGAGCCCACTATCTCTTTGGATTTTTTGGTCAACAGTTCACCGCTAGCGGGACGAGAAGGAAAATTTGTCACCAACAAACAGCTCAAAGAAAGGCTGGCCAAAGAATTGGAAGTAAATGTCGGCTTGCGTATTGATTTTTCAGGCGATGCTTTCAAGGTTTATGGTAGAGGAGAGCTACATGTGGCCATACTTATAGAGCAGATGCGTCGGGAGGGTTATGAACTACAGGTATCTCAACCACAAGTTATAATTATAAAAAAAGATGGACAAAAGATGGAGCCTTATGAAGAAGTGACTATTGATGTGCCAGAAGTAAGCTCGGGTATTGTGATGGAAAAAATTGGCAAGCGTAAAGGCATTGCTATTGATATGAAAACCAATGGTTCACAGATGAGATTGGTATTTGAAATACCAACTCGTGGATTACTTGGTTATCGTGGTGAATTTACTATTGATACCAGAGGTGAGGGCATACTTTGCTCACGCGTGATTGGCTACAGACCTTATGTCGGCGATATCAAAAAACGTGATGTCGGTTCTATGGTGTCTATGGCTACTGGCAAAGCTTTGGGATTTTCACTTTTCAATCTGCAGGAGCGAGGTACACTATATATTGGCCCAGGAGTAGAAGTATATGAAGGTATGGTCATTGGCAATACTTCCAAAGGAATGGATATGATAGTCAATCCCACCAAAGGTAAACAGCTTAGTAATATGCGTAGCTCCGGAGCTGATGAAGCTATTGCCCTAGTGCCACCCAATATTTTGACTATCGAAAAAGGACTAGAGATAATATCAGATGATGAATATTTAGAAATTACTCCTCATAGTGTCAGACTGCGCAAACAATATCTGACCGACAATGATCGCCGTAAGGCCAACCGTCAAGCTATCATAGAAGAATAA
- a CDS encoding transglutaminase-like domain-containing protein has product MKKQDKQFNLSYKLKFDHKNNNQIKFWFAKPVNNKYQKIINFSVSHGINRKYNDKQENEILYFDIKDKKDFIADLSVRLSKDTKLVNKNWSTVKKSEYKKYLKSELFLEQTPAIKKLTNEITKDKKTLPDKVKAIFDFVVDNFSYQYPVKNRGVKNLNLKNLRGDCGEYSALMVAMLRILGVPAKNQTGFVIYPKYKKVLEHAWLSACLGKAGWLDFDPQYAAIEKNKAKYFGQRNDYRIVFTNGYNIPLKPGNKSVQVLQPVVCGSKVRFRNKFVSKNKIQKTAY; this is encoded by the coding sequence ATGAAAAAACAGGACAAACAATTTAATCTATCATATAAATTAAAATTTGATCACAAAAATAATAATCAAATAAAATTTTGGTTTGCTAAGCCTGTAAATAATAAGTATCAAAAAATTATTAATTTTTCAGTAAGCCACGGTATTAATAGAAAATATAATGATAAGCAAGAAAATGAAATATTATATTTTGATATCAAAGACAAAAAAGATTTTATTGCTGATTTATCCGTAAGATTATCAAAAGATACAAAGCTAGTAAATAAAAATTGGTCTACAGTCAAAAAATCTGAATATAAAAAATATCTAAAATCAGAACTATTTTTGGAGCAAACTCCAGCTATAAAAAAACTGACCAATGAAATAACCAAAGATAAAAAAACATTGCCTGATAAAGTAAAAGCTATTTTTGATTTTGTAGTTGATAATTTTTCTTATCAGTATCCGGTCAAAAACAGAGGGGTAAAAAATCTAAATTTAAAAAATCTCCGCGGTGATTGTGGAGAATATAGTGCCTTGATGGTAGCAATGCTGAGAATATTGGGAGTACCGGCCAAAAATCAAACCGGTTTTGTAATTTATCCAAAATATAAAAAAGTACTGGAACACGCTTGGCTCAGTGCTTGTCTAGGCAAAGCCGGCTGGCTGGATTTTGATCCACAATATGCTGCTATAGAAAAAAATAAGGCCAAATATTTTGGCCAGAGAAATGACTATCGTATTGTGTTTACTAATGGTTATAATATACCTCTAAAACCAGGGAATAAGTCAGTGCAAGTTTTGCAGCCTGTAGTTTGTGGGAGTAAAGTAAGATTTAGGAATAAATTTGTTTCTAAAAATAAAATACAAAAAACTGCTTATTAG
- a CDS encoding HNH endonuclease codes for MTVHRYVASKKLGRDLKPGEVVHHINRNKSDNRPSNLWIFKNQAQHDWAHKKDAFKFGWKNSYKGF; via the coding sequence GTGACTGTCCATAGATACGTAGCTAGCAAAAAACTAGGAAGAGATTTAAAACCGGGTGAAGTGGTACACCACATCAACCGCAACAAATCTGATAATCGTCCATCAAATTTGTGGATTTTCAAAAATCAAGCCCAGCACGACTGGGCGCACAAAAAAGATGCTTTCAAATTTGGCTGGAAAAATAGTTATAAAGGATTTTAA